The Brachyspira aalborgi genome has a segment encoding these proteins:
- a CDS encoding metallophosphoesterase family protein, whose amino-acid sequence MTKILIAADLHLSISEKSYSFSVFDEILENAKNYDALFLLGDTFNTFEDAEKLKEEFSKKSEIYNKNIYLLKGNHEYLKSGGINLSKLKFADNIKIIENIDFINLDNLDILAVAFSENYNIDNDFLKRVENLKEKNRIFLGHGIVEGTLWTIEENEESAFIPIEIIKRVKPNLAIVGHIHKQMEINIENINIIYSGSARVWRKSKSEMGARKCLALNIDYDSITKNYIDLKSAGEYRVYNLNINDIDLKIENIYKNWNYKDIIDINIYGIIEDEILLENKNKEIINKYSKYAREINIKSANLFFLENAYNENIIKEFLNVAEEFENKSVDDEYLEIVELAKYIGIEKISLALQNKK is encoded by the coding sequence ATGACAAAAATATTGATAGCTGCGGATTTGCATTTAAGCATATCGGAAAAATCTTATTCTTTTTCTGTGTTTGACGAAATACTTGAAAACGCTAAAAATTATGACGCTTTATTTTTGCTCGGAGATACTTTTAATACTTTTGAAGACGCCGAAAAACTTAAAGAAGAATTTTCAAAAAAATCTGAAATCTATAATAAAAATATTTATTTGCTTAAAGGAAATCATGAATATTTAAAATCGGGAGGAATAAATTTAAGCAAATTAAAATTCGCAGATAACATAAAAATAATAGAAAATATCGATTTTATTAATTTAGATAATTTAGATATATTAGCCGTTGCATTTAGCGAAAATTATAATATAGACAATGATTTTTTAAAAAGAGTAGAAAACTTAAAAGAAAAAAACAGAATATTTTTAGGACATGGAATAGTGGAAGGAACTTTATGGACTATCGAAGAAAATGAAGAATCCGCTTTTATACCGATTGAAATAATAAAAAGAGTAAAACCAAATCTCGCTATCGTAGGACATATTCACAAGCAAATGGAAATAAATATAGAAAATATAAATATAATATATTCTGGTTCGGCGAGAGTTTGGCGAAAAAGCAAATCCGAAATGGGAGCAAGAAAATGTTTGGCTTTAAATATAGATTACGATTCTATAACTAAAAATTATATCGATTTAAAATCTGCAGGAGAATATAGAGTTTATAATTTGAATATTAACGATATTGATTTGAAAATTGAAAATATATATAAAAATTGGAATTATAAAGATATAATTGATATTAACATTTACGGAATAATAGAAGACGAAATTTTGCTTGAAAATAAAAATAAAGAAATTATAAATAAATATTCAAAATATGCTAGAGAAATAAATATAAAAAGCGCAAATTTATTTTTTCTTGAAAACGCTTATAACGAAAATATAATAAAAGAATTTTTAAATGTTGCGGAAGAATTTGAAAATAAAAGCGTAGACGATGAATATTTGGAAATAGTTGAACTTGCAAAATATATTGGTATAGAAAAAATTTCTTTAGCTTTACAAAATAAAAAATAA
- the aroE gene encoding shikimate dehydrogenase: MIINAKTILTGLFASPSTHSISPIMHNNAFEKLGLNFAYLSFEVNKDNLRDAVKSIKTLNMRGVNLSMPNKKEVIQYLDEISETAKLSQSVNTIVNDNGILKGYSTDGKGFFKSLEEENINIKNKNITILGTGGASISIISQAVFEGINNIFVFKRDKNWDEQKKILDNIASKTNCKIELYSLEDKNILKNKIEESNLLINATSVGMKENISLIEDKSFFRKDLIVSDCIYNPSKTKFLQIAEKEGCKIINGMGMLLYQGALAFELWTNKQMPVDYIKEIIFK; the protein is encoded by the coding sequence ATGATAATAAATGCAAAAACTATTTTAACGGGACTTTTCGCTTCGCCTTCGACTCATAGCATCTCTCCTATAATGCATAATAACGCTTTTGAAAAATTAGGATTAAATTTTGCATATCTATCCTTTGAAGTCAATAAAGATAATTTGAGAGACGCGGTTAAGTCAATAAAAACTCTTAATATGCGAGGAGTTAATCTCTCTATGCCTAATAAAAAAGAGGTTATTCAATATTTGGATGAAATTTCAGAAACCGCAAAACTCTCTCAAAGCGTAAATACTATAGTAAACGATAATGGAATTTTAAAAGGTTACAGCACGGATGGAAAAGGTTTTTTTAAATCTTTGGAAGAAGAAAATATTAATATAAAAAATAAAAATATAACTATTTTGGGAACGGGCGGAGCTTCAATATCAATAATATCTCAAGCGGTATTTGAAGGAATTAATAATATATTTGTATTTAAAAGAGATAAAAATTGGGACGAGCAAAAAAAAATACTGGATAATATAGCGAGTAAAACTAATTGCAAAATAGAATTATATTCTTTGGAAGATAAAAATATTTTAAAAAATAAAATTGAAGAAAGCAATTTATTAATAAACGCGACAAGCGTTGGAATGAAAGAAAATATTTCATTAATAGAAGATAAAAGTTTTTTCAGAAAAGATTTGATAGTAAGCGACTGTATATACAATCCTTCAAAAACTAAATTTCTTCAAATAGCAGAAAAAGAAGGATGCAAAATTATAAACGGAATGGGAATGCTTTTATATCAAGGCGCTTTAGCTTTCGAGCTTTGGACTAATAAACAAATGCCCGTTGATTATATTAAAGAAATTATATTTAAATAA
- the gatA gene encoding Asp-tRNA(Asn)/Glu-tRNA(Gln) amidotransferase subunit GatA, translating to MDLSELTIIQIREKLKNKEVNAVDLTSSIIQKIEEDDKREDKINAYLEIFKEDALEQAKKSQERIDKGEDLPLLGVPLCIKDNLCYKNHTMTAASKMLEGYKAPYTAPTVQRLIDNGAIILGRTNMDEFAMGGTTETSNYGITRNPRNRKYVPGGSSGGSASAVAVNFSFGALGSDTGGSIRQPASFCGIVGVKPTYGRVPRLGCIAMASSLDQVGPLTKDVKDAALMTKIIAGFDSKESTTLNIPVYDYPSFLDGNIKGMKIGLAKEYYETDLINADVRENIMKAIENLKSKGAEVIDISLPNAKYGSRVYTAVMAVEVASNMGRYDGIRYGYHPKGDFNLDEYYYTSRSVGLAFETRARILFGTLITGKRFFYTHYQHALKVRKLMQIDFDNAFKKVDIIISPSSPVTAGLLGSRDKTDSALSFLADSYTSNINLVGLPAMSVPCGVDKNNMPIGIQFIAKQFDEVSMFKMAYAHELNYQK from the coding sequence ATGGATTTAAGCGAATTAACTATAATACAAATCAGAGAAAAATTAAAAAATAAAGAAGTAAACGCCGTTGATTTGACTTCTTCGATTATACAAAAAATAGAAGAAGACGATAAAAGAGAAGATAAAATTAACGCTTATTTAGAAATTTTTAAAGAAGACGCTTTAGAACAGGCTAAAAAATCTCAAGAAAGAATAGATAAGGGAGAAGATTTGCCTCTTTTGGGCGTTCCTTTATGCATAAAAGATAATTTATGTTATAAAAATCATACAATGACGGCTGCATCAAAAATGCTTGAAGGTTATAAAGCGCCTTATACAGCGCCAACAGTTCAAAGATTGATAGACAATGGAGCTATAATATTAGGCAGAACTAATATGGACGAATTCGCTATGGGTGGCACTACAGAAACCTCAAATTACGGAATAACGAGAAATCCAAGAAATAGAAAATATGTTCCTGGCGGTTCTTCGGGCGGTTCGGCTTCTGCGGTTGCCGTGAATTTTTCTTTTGGAGCGCTTGGCAGCGATACGGGAGGCTCAATAAGACAACCCGCTTCATTTTGCGGAATCGTGGGAGTAAAACCGACTTACGGAAGAGTGCCAAGATTAGGATGCATAGCTATGGCGAGTAGTTTAGACCAAGTTGGACCATTAACTAAAGATGTGAAAGACGCCGCTTTAATGACAAAAATTATAGCGGGATTCGATTCAAAAGAATCGACTACTCTTAATATTCCCGTTTATGATTATCCTTCTTTTTTGGACGGAAATATTAAAGGAATGAAAATCGGACTTGCAAAAGAATATTATGAAACAGATTTAATCAACGCCGATGTCAGAGAAAATATAATGAAAGCGATAGAAAATTTAAAATCTAAAGGAGCTGAAGTTATAGATATATCTTTGCCAAATGCAAAATACGGTTCAAGAGTTTATACTGCAGTTATGGCGGTTGAAGTTGCAAGCAATATGGGAAGATATGACGGAATAAGATACGGATATCATCCTAAAGGCGATTTTAATTTAGACGAATACTATTACACTTCAAGAAGCGTGGGACTTGCATTTGAAACGAGAGCGAGAATATTATTCGGCACTTTAATAACGGGAAAAAGATTTTTCTATACTCATTATCAACATGCTTTGAAAGTTAGAAAACTTATGCAAATAGATTTTGACAACGCTTTTAAGAAAGTCGATATAATAATATCTCCATCCTCTCCCGTAACGGCGGGACTTTTAGGCTCAAGAGATAAAACCGACAGCGCTTTAAGTTTTTTGGCGGATAGTTATACTTCAAATATAAATTTAGTCGGGCTTCCCGCTATGAGTGTTCCTTGCGGAGTCGATAAAAATAATATGCCGATTGGAATACAATTTATAGCTAAACAATTTGACGAAGTTTCTATGTTCAAAATGGCTTATGCTCATGAATTAAATTATCAAAAATAA
- the aroD gene encoding type I 3-dehydroquinate dehydratase: protein MENIIKIKNIKLGEDAPKICVPVIEKNEKEIIKYIKYINKLPIDIIEWRADFYLEDIIYNEESEINIIEISKSIKKITNKPIIFTMRSYKEGGKLKSDFYNNIIDIYKTVIKNKCFDLIDLEILTLKERDIKNIIKLAKENNIKTIISNHDFNKTPSKKHIVYIINKMIKLKCDISKVAYMPKNKKDVTNLLEAVSEIKDFPIIAISMGKLGIITRIFGSVITFASAKSSSAPGQIEAMKLKYILDNLYN, encoded by the coding sequence ATGGAAAATATTATAAAGATAAAAAATATTAAACTTGGAGAAGACGCTCCAAAAATATGCGTTCCCGTGATTGAAAAAAACGAAAAAGAAATTATTAAATATATTAAATATATAAATAAATTGCCAATAGATATTATAGAATGGCGAGCGGATTTTTATTTAGAAGATATTATTTACAATGAAGAAAGCGAAATAAATATAATAGAAATATCTAAAAGCATAAAAAAAATAACAAATAAACCAATAATTTTTACAATGAGAAGCTATAAAGAAGGCGGAAAACTAAAAAGCGATTTTTATAATAATATAATCGATATTTATAAAACGGTTATAAAAAATAAATGTTTCGATTTAATTGATTTAGAAATTTTAACCTTAAAAGAAAGAGATATAAAAAATATTATAAAACTTGCGAAAGAAAATAATATTAAAACTATAATCTCAAATCATGATTTTAATAAAACGCCGTCAAAAAAACATATAGTTTATATAATAAATAAAATGATAAAATTAAAATGCGATATATCGAAAGTCGCTTATATGCCTAAAAATAAAAAAGATGTGACTAATTTATTAGAAGCCGTTTCCGAGATAAAAGATTTTCCTATAATAGCAATCTCTATGGGAAAATTAGGAATTATTACGAGAATATTTGGCTCTGTAATTACATTTGCATCCGCTAAATCTTCTTCCGCTCCAGGACAAATTGAAGCTATGAAATTGAAATACATATTGGATAATTTATATAATTAA
- a CDS encoding OmpA family protein: MKKFLLILVLLIFAISCKSAPIVEEEQVQTPPTPPPVEELEKVVEEPMINTVVDEIVEEPMTNTVVDEMVEEPITNSNELIFPTGIYTRETERGKILVVEPKIIYDFASTNMTTMTHVSLRQVVEFMNLNANVSVIIEGHTSNIGIAYPYNYKLSAERVRNAKIYLVNSGINENRLIECPLGESLPEYPNQADLRRHEFVVITSESDLQVYNSFISRLDVRKETTYMGN; the protein is encoded by the coding sequence ATGAAAAAATTTTTATTGATTTTAGTTTTATTGATTTTTGCGATTTCATGCAAAAGTGCTCCGATTGTAGAAGAAGAACAAGTTCAAACTCCTCCGACTCCTCCTCCTGTGGAAGAATTAGAGAAAGTAGTCGAAGAACCTATGATTAACACGGTAGTAGACGAAATAGTCGAAGAACCTATGACTAATACGGTAGTAGACGAAATGGTCGAAGAGCCGATAACCAATTCAAACGAATTAATTTTTCCAACGGGAATTTATACAAGAGAAACCGAAAGAGGAAAAATACTCGTAGTTGAGCCTAAAATTATATACGACTTTGCATCTACAAATATGACTACAATGACTCATGTATCGCTTAGGCAAGTTGTAGAGTTTATGAATCTTAACGCAAATGTAAGCGTTATAATAGAAGGACATACAAGCAATATCGGTATAGCATATCCTTATAATTATAAACTTTCGGCTGAAAGAGTAAGAAACGCAAAAATATATTTGGTTAATAGCGGTATAAATGAAAACAGACTTATAGAATGTCCTTTGGGAGAATCTTTGCCCGAATATCCTAATCAAGCAGATTTGAGAAGGCATGAGTTCGTGGTTATAACAAGCGAGAGCGATTTGCAAGTTTATAACAGTTTTATATCTCGATTGGATGTTAGAAAAGAAACGACATATATGGGAAATTAA
- a CDS encoding OmpA family protein: MKKIALILSIIFALVVACETTPKKTPPEQSVRLKLPNGVSVRETPRGSVLKLSDGNEVKFRFDRTIEIGSYDEAYNLVHQVIKDNPSIKIIVEGNSSKEGRAQYNYNLSQRRSDKSYNYLIKLGVQNSKLLKHAFGEALPEYPTLEDNRRSEFIIIMNENDLKKYNDFAKTVDVNKETE; encoded by the coding sequence ATGAAAAAGATAGCTTTAATTTTATCAATTATTTTTGCTTTGGTTGTAGCATGCGAAACTACTCCAAAAAAGACTCCGCCTGAACAAAGCGTAAGATTAAAACTTCCAAACGGCGTAAGCGTTAGAGAAACTCCAAGAGGAAGCGTATTAAAATTGTCGGACGGAAACGAAGTTAAATTCCGATTTGATAGAACTATAGAAATAGGCAGTTATGATGAAGCTTATAATCTTGTTCATCAAGTAATTAAAGATAATCCAAGCATTAAAATAATTGTTGAAGGCAATTCAAGTAAAGAAGGACGCGCTCAATATAATTATAATTTATCTCAAAGAAGGTCGGACAAAAGTTATAATTATTTAATTAAATTAGGCGTTCAAAATAGCAAATTATTAAAACATGCTTTTGGCGAGGCTTTGCCCGAATATCCGACATTAGAAGACAATAGAAGAAGCGAGTTTATAATTATAATGAATGAAAATGATTTAAAAAAGTATAATGATTTTGCTAAAACTGTCGATGTTAATAAAGAAACAGAATAA
- the gatB gene encoding Asp-tRNA(Asn)/Glu-tRNA(Gln) amidotransferase subunit GatB — protein sequence MEYEAVIGLEVHVQLNTKTKAFCSCPNTFGAPANTLTCPRCQAHPGTLPIVNKEMVHKTIKAGIATNCAIQKVSRFARKHYFYPDLPSYYQITQMDEPICKEGHIDITVLNEDGSSYNKSVRINRIHMEEDAGKLVHDDTGRPLSYVDLNRAGCCLIECVSEPDISTGEEAYQYLTELKKILKYINVSDCNMEEGSLRCDANVSIRPKGSKELGVKTEVKNMNSFRNVRLAIDYEIKRQIKALNNGEKILQETRLYDAKENNTKGMRSKEGAADYRYFPDPDIPVLILKEEEIESARKELPELPQKKRDRLKKDYDLPDQDIIVLTEEPELADYYEAAVKSYPKQPKKISNWIMVEVNAYLNKKLQTIKDFKPKPEHIAEIFKLIDEGTISGKIAKEIFEDMCETGESPSAIIDKKGLKQMSDTGELESIIRKVLEDNPKSVADFKAGKEKSFGFLVGQTMKATKGQGNPKLVNEVLRKILGE from the coding sequence ATGGAATATGAAGCAGTCATAGGATTAGAAGTGCATGTTCAACTTAATACAAAAACAAAGGCTTTTTGTTCATGCCCAAATACTTTCGGAGCGCCTGCAAATACTTTAACTTGCCCAAGATGTCAAGCGCATCCAGGAACTTTGCCTATAGTAAATAAAGAGATGGTTCATAAAACTATAAAAGCGGGAATTGCCACAAATTGCGCTATTCAAAAAGTAAGTCGATTTGCAAGAAAGCATTATTTTTATCCAGATTTGCCTTCGTATTATCAAATCACTCAAATGGACGAGCCAATTTGTAAAGAAGGACATATTGATATAACCGTTTTAAATGAAGACGGTTCTTCGTATAATAAAAGCGTTAGAATAAATAGAATTCATATGGAAGAAGACGCGGGAAAATTAGTTCATGACGATACGGGCAGACCTTTAAGTTATGTCGATTTGAATCGCGCGGGTTGTTGTTTGATAGAATGCGTAAGCGAACCCGATATTTCTACGGGAGAAGAAGCTTATCAATATTTAACAGAATTAAAAAAGATTCTTAAATATATAAATGTTTCGGATTGCAATATGGAAGAAGGTTCTCTTCGTTGCGACGCTAATGTTTCTATAAGACCGAAAGGAAGTAAAGAGTTGGGCGTTAAAACAGAAGTAAAAAATATGAATAGTTTTAGAAATGTTCGCCTTGCAATAGATTATGAAATTAAAAGACAGATAAAGGCTTTAAATAACGGAGAGAAAATTTTACAAGAGACGAGACTTTATGATGCAAAAGAAAATAACACTAAAGGCATGCGTTCAAAAGAAGGCGCTGCGGATTATAGATATTTTCCAGACCCAGATATTCCCGTTTTAATTCTTAAAGAAGAAGAAATTGAAAGCGCAAGAAAAGAACTTCCAGAACTTCCGCAGAAAAAAAGAGATAGATTAAAAAAAGATTATGATTTGCCAGACCAAGATATAATCGTTTTAACCGAAGAGCCAGAACTTGCCGATTATTACGAGGCTGCGGTTAAATCTTATCCTAAACAACCTAAAAAAATAAGCAATTGGATAATGGTTGAAGTAAACGCGTATTTAAATAAAAAACTTCAAACGATAAAAGATTTTAAACCTAAACCAGAACATATAGCCGAAATTTTTAAATTAATAGACGAAGGAACTATAAGCGGAAAAATAGCGAAAGAAATTTTTGAAGATATGTGTGAAACGGGAGAATCGCCTTCCGCAATAATCGATAAAAAAGGTTTAAAACAAATGAGCGATACGGGAGAGCTTGAAAGCATAATAAGAAAAGTGCTTGAAGATAATCCAAAATCGGTTGCCGACTTCAAAGCGGGAAAAGAAAAATCATTTGGTTTTTTAGTCGGACAAACAATGAAAGCGACTAAAGGACAAGGAAATCCGAAACTTGTTAATGAAGTTTTAAGAAAGATTTTAGGCGAATAA
- a CDS encoding restriction endonuclease: MAFPKLNDFYNPILEYFYNQKEMVKHINNEELRNSLINKFNLTKEETELKIRSGHTKFGSRIAWSITHLCKAGLLERPERGFIQITEEGKRIIDDKIEITITYLKNNYPEFKEFQTPNKKDSASDVSDEDDITEIEEVTNELYSKVDDYYELIEDLILNKLFEMAQDSTTKEKGDILENISVKLFSKMGYYDVKKRGGTGDGGIDGDFAIDKFGLERVAFQCKFFLDGNHVTSKDIDVFAGSLSKLGYQKGVFITTSKFTKSSEHKNITFIDGRKLAKLMRENKVLCYVKDTYNEYIIDDNIDN, from the coding sequence ATGGCTTTTCCTAAACTTAACGATTTTTATAATCCTATTTTAGAATATTTTTATAATCAAAAGGAAATGGTAAAACATATTAATAATGAGGAATTAAGAAATTCTTTAATAAATAAATTTAATCTTACAAAAGAAGAAACGGAATTAAAAATTAGAAGTGGACATACAAAGTTTGGTTCTCGAATAGCTTGGAGTATAACGCACTTATGCAAGGCTGGATTATTGGAAAGACCCGAAAGAGGATTTATTCAAATAACCGAAGAAGGTAAAAGGATTATAGACGATAAAATAGAAATAACAATCACTTATTTAAAAAATAATTATCCTGAATTTAAAGAATTTCAAACTCCTAATAAAAAAGATAGTGCTTCCGATGTTTCTGACGAAGACGATATTACGGAAATTGAAGAAGTTACAAACGAATTATATTCTAAAGTTGACGATTACTACGAATTAATTGAAGATTTAATACTAAATAAATTATTTGAAATGGCTCAAGATAGCACCACGAAAGAAAAAGGAGATATTCTTGAAAATATATCAGTAAAATTATTTTCAAAAATGGGATATTACGATGTCAAAAAAAGAGGCGGAACGGGAGACGGAGGAATTGACGGAGATTTTGCAATTGATAAATTCGGTTTGGAGAGAGTGGCTTTTCAATGCAAATTTTTTCTTGACGGAAATCATGTGACTTCAAAAGATATAGACGTTTTTGCTGGTTCTTTAAGCAAATTAGGTTATCAAAAAGGCGTATTTATAACAACAAGCAAATTTACAAAATCATCCGAACATAAAAATATTACTTTTATAGACGGTAGAAAATTAGCTAAACTTATGAGAGAAAATAAAGTTTTATGTTATGTAAAAGATACTTATAACGAATATATTATAGACGACAATATTGACAATTAA
- a CDS encoding ATP-binding protein, translated as MILKLNNFGKFKNKSFEISNGITLFYGENESGKTTIFDSLMILFSESKRVSVFFKQMKSRYGNDIDIDFEPKIPEHLKMHPQSYNNLYAIRQSEIIFEMSDSKKDSKDWESEIKKKLFSSDIDIGKMVSEIKAEYSSKAQNSILYKINILENEKIEIDKILNNLYDKINNSTNKKDNLKEFKENIFLHENILKEKIEEREKLYSLMKSKKEAETKSIKLNLLKQINDFNKADEFLSKNIIYKDDYSKEINGRTKKIEDIKMNITFLKGKIEALKKSFVEEKNKTDYDSVKKRIENGINKIEDLTKKNNKAPKIIFFIAVAFISSFLALYFKNPLFLTIIIPAIPFMFIKENKNSKIIKDILESLPELDIKETDIFIFKDLLNKELAKIEIIMTNNDNEEIENYNADLEKSLKELKNENNLLNQIFEKLKVKDKEEYYNIKNNYDLLLKQNEENYKKLMIEVKKLGLKNIETLEIDCIRILKELDEKGVNPNDYNEMEIKKIENNLKDLESEINILKEEINKIKNNISYIEGELNNSKNIHADLINFESKLSQIKENIINLNKRRKALKLLEEMLFSINKKNDDIFQSLSKEARILYNHITGKNLSDEGIIMSGFDKDKIMVADKQNKIRNVEFLSSATRDAVYIAMRLSILTKIHQAGRLILLDDPFITFDNNRTKEALSFIKEYSKNYNIPVVIFTKDTFTRDFMSEYKDIIIYEL; from the coding sequence ATGATTTTAAAATTAAATAACTTCGGAAAATTTAAAAATAAATCTTTTGAAATATCTAACGGAATTACTTTATTTTACGGAGAAAACGAATCGGGAAAAACTACAATATTTGATTCTCTTATGATTTTATTTTCAGAAAGCAAAAGAGTGAGCGTATTTTTTAAACAAATGAAATCAAGATACGGAAACGATATAGATATAGATTTTGAGCCTAAAATTCCCGAACATTTGAAAATGCATCCTCAATCTTATAATAATTTATACGCAATAAGGCAAAGCGAAATAATATTTGAAATGTCGGACAGCAAAAAAGATTCTAAAGATTGGGAAAGCGAAATTAAGAAAAAATTATTCTCTTCGGATATCGATATTGGAAAAATGGTTTCTGAAATAAAAGCGGAATATTCAAGCAAAGCTCAAAATTCTATTTTATATAAAATAAATATTTTAGAAAACGAGAAAATTGAAATCGATAAAATATTAAATAATTTGTATGATAAAATCAATAATTCTACAAATAAGAAAGACAATTTAAAAGAGTTTAAAGAAAATATATTTTTGCATGAAAATATCTTAAAAGAAAAAATTGAAGAGAGAGAAAAATTATATTCTTTAATGAAATCAAAAAAAGAAGCGGAAACAAAAAGTATAAAACTTAATCTATTAAAACAAATAAACGATTTTAATAAAGCGGACGAATTTTTAAGCAAGAATATAATTTATAAAGATGATTATTCCAAAGAAATAAACGGAAGAACAAAAAAAATTGAAGATATAAAAATGAATATAACTTTTTTAAAAGGAAAAATTGAAGCTTTGAAAAAATCTTTTGTAGAAGAAAAAAATAAAACAGATTATGATAGCGTAAAAAAAAGAATAGAAAACGGAATAAATAAAATTGAAGATTTAACTAAAAAAAATAATAAAGCGCCAAAAATAATATTTTTTATCGCCGTAGCTTTTATATCTTCTTTTCTTGCTTTATATTTTAAAAATCCTTTATTTCTTACTATTATAATTCCCGCGATTCCTTTTATGTTTATAAAAGAAAATAAAAATTCTAAAATTATAAAAGATATATTGGAAAGTTTGCCCGAATTAGATATTAAAGAAACCGATATTTTTATTTTTAAAGATTTGCTCAATAAAGAACTTGCTAAAATAGAAATTATAATGACAAATAACGATAATGAAGAAATTGAAAATTATAATGCAGATTTGGAGAAAAGCCTAAAAGAATTAAAAAATGAAAATAATTTATTAAATCAAATTTTTGAAAAATTAAAAGTAAAAGATAAAGAAGAATATTATAATATAAAAAATAATTATGATTTATTATTAAAACAAAACGAAGAAAATTATAAAAAGTTAATGATTGAAGTTAAAAAATTGGGACTTAAAAATATAGAGACGCTTGAAATTGATTGCATAAGAATACTTAAAGAGCTTGACGAGAAAGGAGTTAATCCAAATGATTATAACGAAATGGAAATAAAAAAAATTGAAAATAATTTAAAAGATTTAGAAAGCGAAATAAATATTCTCAAAGAAGAGATAAATAAAATAAAAAATAATATTTCGTATATTGAAGGCGAGCTTAATAATTCTAAAAATATTCATGCCGATTTAATCAACTTTGAAAGCAAATTATCTCAAATAAAAGAGAATATAATTAATTTAAATAAAAGAAGAAAGGCTTTAAAACTTTTGGAAGAAATGCTTTTTAGCATAAATAAAAAAAATGACGATATATTTCAATCTCTCTCAAAAGAAGCGAGAATTTTATATAATCATATTACGGGAAAAAATTTATCTGACGAAGGAATAATAATGTCGGGATTCGATAAAGATAAAATTATGGTTGCGGATAAACAAAATAAAATTAGAAATGTAGAGTTTTTATCTTCCGCAACAAGAGACGCAGTTTATATAGCTATGCGACTTTCTATATTAACTAAAATACATCAAGCGGGAAGATTAATTTTATTAGACGACCCTTTTATAACTTTCGACAATAACAGAACGAAAGAGGCTTTATCTTTTATAAAAGAATATTCTAAAAATTATAATATTCCCGTAGTGATTTTTACGAAGGATACTTTTACAAGAGATTTTATGTCGGAATATAAAGATATTATTATCTATGAGCTTTAA